The following proteins come from a genomic window of Malus domestica chromosome 02, GDT2T_hap1:
- the LOC103400394 gene encoding protein ACCELERATED CELL DEATH 6-like — MTRALLKSDRTLAKAADERGCIPLHMAADFGYFSMVNQLLECDKSTAYVADNDGRTALHFAASDGHLDIMKELLTHCPDCCELVDNKCQNVLHYAIKSHQEDVVYFVLTDLWLSNILLNDKDAHGNAPIHYLAQYPFPWKNDIILDAKIDIMSFNKKNLNAFDNILANEDNISDALDLEDLKKLLQVRGGGPGYRIKSHNADGNEVEEEHQGGKDTGVGITKARETHLVVATLIATVTFAASFTMPGGYQSGGGSDQGSPILSKNTAFKAFVITDTLAMALSSCSVLVLLYSSIHTKGKYMTQISETFQMVVTLTMLALIAMVIAFVTGTYAVLGGHSPGLAIAVLVLGCFFFYFFAHSILSLERKILKAPHFLHHLYSGIVLLISNSCISLLNSMLLRGTYRPRPTE, encoded by the exons ATGACGAGAGCATTACTAAAATCGGATAGAACTCTGGCAAAAGCAGCAGACGAACGAGGATGCATTCCGCTTCACATGGCTGCAGATTTTGGTTACTTTTCAATGGTTAATCAACTATTGGAATGTGATAAATCTACCGCCTACGTTGCTGATAATGATGGGCGCACAGCTCTTCACTTTGCAGCGTCCGACGGCCATCTAGATATAATGAAAGAGCTTCTTACTCATTGCCCCGATTGTTGTGAACTGGTCGACAACAAATGTCAAAATGTGCTTCACTATGCCATAAAGAGCCATCAAGAGGACGTAGTTTATTTTGTGTTAACGGATCTGTGGCTTAGCAACATACTCTTAAATGACAAGGATGCTCATGGCAATGCACCTATCCATTACCTTGCTCAGTATCCCTTCCCCTGGAAGAATGATATTatacttgatgcgaaaattgaTATAATGTCATTCAACAAGAAAAACTTAAACGCTTTCGACAACATTCTAGCTAATGAGGACAACATAAGTGACGCACTTGATCTG GAAGATTTAAAAAAACTTTTGCAAGTAAGGGGTGGTGGACCAGGTTACAGAATTAAAAGCCACAACGCTGATGGCAATGAAGTGGAGGAGGAACACCAAGGTGGCAAAGACACTGGAGTAGGAATAACGAAAGCAAGAGAAACCCATCTGGTGGTGGCTACACTGATAGCAACCGTAACCTTTGCTGCGAGTTTTACCATGCCCGGTGGTTACCAAAGCGGAGGAGGATCGGACCAGGGTTCCCCAATTCTATCAAAAAACACAGCGTTCAAAGCATTTGTTATAACAGATACACTAGCCATGGCCCTGTCTAGTTGTTCTGTCCTGGTGCTCCTGTATTCCTCCATTCACACAAAAGGAAAGTACATGACCCAAATCTCTGAGACGTTTCAAATGGTAGTAACTTTGACAATGTTGGCTTTGATTGCAATGGTGATTGCATTCGTTACTGGCACATACGCAGTACTTGGTGGTCATTCTCCGGGATTAGCCATTGCAGTTCTTGTGCTTGGTTGctttttcttctatttctttGCACATTCCATTCTttctttagaaagaaaaatactaaaGGCCCCGCATTTCCTGCACCATTTGTATTCAGGCATTGTATTGCTAATAAGTAACTCATGTATTTCGCTGCTTAACTCGATGCTCTTGAGGGGAACATACAGGCCTCGGCCGACCGAGTAG